ACCATGGCAGCTACATCTAAACAACCTGTCCCGCCAACGCTAGTGTCCACAGTCACCGGCGAAATCGCTACGGTTGTCGTCGGCCCCTCGAAGAAGCGACACCTAATTCACAAGGACCTCATCTGCCACCACTCGGGGTACTTCCGCAAAGCGTATGACAGACAGAAAGGACTATGGAAGAATCCGGACCAGATTTTCACGCTCGAAGATGTCGATGTAGATGTGTTTAACCTCTTTGTGCACTGGCTATACACCCAAGACATACCCTGCAATACGTATGCGGAGATATATCATATGATGGGGTGGAACAACGGTGATCAAGTCAACTTTAAGGATATTTTGCTGAAAGCGCGGACTTTTGGTCATCGCTTCTTAGCGGTGGGTTTTCGTCGCGTTGTTCATAACATCTATGTGGAGGGATGTAAGATTAAAGCGATCGAGTAGGGACACTGGAAAGCCAATGGAAAAGAGACAAGAGATCGAGCATAGGATTTCTTGTTGCTCTAAGCTCACTCATATCGGAGAGATAGACGGGGAGGCTTGTATAGGCTAGTTCGCTAGTACTTTGGGTGATATGTCATATTAACAAATCGGCAATATTAGCTAACACAAGAACTTTTTCTATGACGACCTCTGCACTTCTTAAACTTCCATTGCAAAGAACAAATGTGTAAACACTAACTTTGCGTATACAGCCATTTGAAACCTGCTGGCTTGAGTTTGCCTTTAAGCAATATTCCTATTTTATTGCACATGAATGGATGGTATGATGCTGATAGTAGTGGAGGTAGTTTTTTTTTCTCATGGTAGACTCAATATCACCGTGATTCCTGCACTTCGGCTTCTTCACTTTCCTCGAGCTTGTCTTTCTTTTGCCCGGCAAAAGCATTTATCAGCCGTCATGCTTATGGCGGATATGACAATGTCAACTTCATCTGTCCCAGCGGCCCCAGCCAACATAGCGTCCCGTACCGAAGGGCCTGAGTCGCACCTGGGTGTCATAagatacttgacatactTGTGTATTAAGGTCACTGTAGTGCCAAACACGCCTATCaggtgcttacccacactgtcaagtattttatgacatTCAGGTGCTCGCTTATTCTGACAGTAGAATATGGCGTGTTTGACCCGACCATCGACGATGTCGGATTACGCTATACGAAAAGGCCAGGTGCTGAAGACGGACAAAAAGAATAGGAAAGGTGTATGCAGCCACTGACTCGCTCGCGTATCATGCCTTTGCGAGAATGCAATGCTTCTACGATATCAAGCATTCAACTATTTCCTCTTGTGGCATCGCGGTCTTGACACTTTTACCTATAGTATCCGGCCTTGGCACTACCGGTGTGAAGTCTCGCACCGATAAGGATCTTCGATATGCATGGCGGAAGTGAGAATGCCATGTGATGGGGCCGAGGACGAATGAGTAGGTAAGGCTGAGGTGGAGGCATCTGTCGATCTTCTTCCCAGTTCCATCTAATTCTGTCTAGTTGCCGCTTGCTTAGCGCGCACCGGTCAGTCGCGATTCCAAGGTTATCACGTATGCTTCATGACCCCTCCCCAGCCTCCGAACTCACCTTCTCCGCGACAAGTGAGTGACGTGCAGTGACGACTGTGTATAATACCGTGTGCATTTCTGTCGTCTTTTGAGGCACTAGGACACTGACTGCAGCCTACCAATCCGACGAAGCCATCACTACAATCTGCCGGCTGAGCACGCAATCTGCCTCAATCCTTCCTTTCTGTGTATATCCTTAACTCCGGCGCAAAGATAACTCGCTGTTGCTTACTTGATCCGGCCGTGACACTAAGCGTCATCATCGCGGCTCGTACTTTGTTTCATCATCTCCCCAAACACGACCCGCGCTCGTTTCCCAAGGTTCCCGACACACTCGCGAGACAGCTGTACAAGAGGAATCCCTCCTACGCCATGTCTCTTACCGACTCTGAGCTGGAGCTGGTCAGCTCACATCTACAAGGCGAAAACGACGATATCCCAGAGGAGCCCGATATGATGCAGTCATCCGACGCTGAAAACGGCCAGTCGTTTGTTCCTCCACCACGGATCGCCGCACGCTTCTATCGCCATGCAAATAATCGTCGCAAGTCGTCTGCCACGTCGTCGCGCCGAAATTCGCTGTCCTCGACACATTCGCATACATCAAACCGCTCGTTTCGCAACAGCTGCCAGAGCCACCATGTAGCCCAGCACCTCCGCCGTGCCTCTATACTCGAAGACCGCAAGGCGCGATTGGCAGATCGTGCAGCGCATGCTGAGCAGGTCCGGTTGCGTGCTGCATTGGCCAAAGCTACCCCGCGTGGCTCCAATAGTGAAGAGCGGGCGCTGGCAGCACAGCAGGCTCGCGAGAAGCACCTGGCCCAGGTGGCCGCTGCCTGTGCTGAGGAAGTGAGGAGGGCCAAGAAGATTGCAGAAGACATGAAAGAACGCAAGGCGGCTGAAGAGCGAAGATACCGCGTGGAAATGGAGGAGAAGCTGGCAGAGGCCGAGAAGCGGAGGCTGGAGTACAAGCGCAACCCCCGCCGCCCACGCACTGCTAGCTCGCCCCCAGGCGACGTCAAGATACGCACCGAGCGCCCAATCGTATCCACTGAGGAAGCAGCAAAGAGGATCCAGGGAGCCTGGAGGGGCAAAGTTAGGAACAACATTGTCACAGCATGGCTCCAGCTTGGTCTGTCCATTGAGATGGTCCAAGAAACCAGTTTTGACGTCATCACGGGTATGCTCGCAGACGAGAAGCTACTCAAGACGACTGAGAGAATCATGACTCTGTTCGTGCTACTCCCAGATGCCGACCCAGCCTCCCGCAGCGCAGCCGTCAGGACGTTCCTCTCTGCATACCTCATCTTAGCACACCCTACACACGTCTTTAGCCGAGATGGCGACCAGGAGCAGGACCTCATCACCAAGGCCAAGGACCTGGTCATCAGCTTTGAGTCTGCTTTGGCAAAACTAACCAAGCTCAACTCCTACACCCCGTCACCAACGCGCACAGAGACGGTACTCTTGGCCCATGGCGCCTTCGTTACCGCTTTCAACGACTGGAAGGCGCGTGATTCTTCGGCCCTCATCGAAACCATGGTTGCGTCGTTTGTCAGTCTCGACGAGATATGGCAAAGCGTCAAGGATGCGACAGTCGATGAGGTCGCCAATGAGTACAGGAACGGCATTCGGGATAACCAGGCCATCCTGCTGAGTAGGATCAAGAAGTTGGCGGGGCCCGACAAGGCCCTCACTTTGATCAGAAAGGCTATACGCGAAAGCCGAAGCCTGAGGCCAAAGAAGAAGCCTGCTGGAG
This sequence is a window from Pyrenophora tritici-repentis strain M4 chromosome 4, whole genome shotgun sequence. Protein-coding genes within it:
- a CDS encoding BTB domain containing protein; translated protein: MAATSKQPVPPTLVSTVTGEIATVVVGPSKKRHLIHKDLICHHSGYFRKAYDRQKGLWKNPDQIFTLEDVDVDVFNLFVHWLYTQDIPCNTYAEIYHMMGWNNGDQVNFKDILLKARTFGHRFLAVGFRRVVHNIYVEGCKIKAIE